The genomic region GGTAGAAAGCTAAAAATAGCCCAGAAAACCTTACTTTTGATGAATTTGAAATTCTCCTAAGCCAAAATGGATGGGTGTTTAGCCGCCAAAAAGGTAGCCATCGGTTATGGTATTCACCGAAAGGTCAACCTTTACCGATTCAACCCCGCAAGGATGGGAAAGCAAAAGTTTATCAAATTCAGCAATTTTTTGAATATCAAGAGGTAGAAGAATAATGAATTTTAATAACTATAATTTTGATGGATTTACAATTAATTT from Aerosakkonema funiforme FACHB-1375 harbors:
- a CDS encoding type II toxin-antitoxin system HicA family toxin, encoding MLLSQNGWVFSRQKGSHRLWYSPKGQPLPIQPRKDGKAKVYQIQQFFEYQEVEE